In Camelina sativa cultivar DH55 chromosome 17, Cs, whole genome shotgun sequence, the genomic stretch CTGTGAAGGTAAAGCCAATAGAAGAGCAGTGAACACATCGTTCCCAGATGGACAAGCTGTCATTTTCTCCTCACCAAGACCTTGATGTGtacaagaagacaaaaacaaaaaacaaaaagtgattTCTTGGTAAGAGCTTTGCACATTGCTAACTTCAAACGAAGTTTTCTTGGTCATTTGGCTTTATAAGTCACACAAGGTAGCCTAATAAGCCTAGTAAGTTATTACTAATAACGTTCATCACAGCTTATCGTCTTGTTGACTAGTGATGAAAAATTCTCATCAGTAGACTGGTTTGTTTGCTGGCTCATTGGAATATTAACTTCAAACTTATAAAGATATCAAATCCCGAAGTCTATTTAAGAAGACATTATCAGTCAGTATCGGAGATGGGTCCCTATTGTGATTCTAAGCACTTAGTTTGTACCAATCAATTACTATCAGCATCATAATCGGAATGCAAGAACAAACATACCTTTGATGCACTTCACACAAGTTTCCTCGCAACAGGACTCATCTGATTCATTGCCCGATAAGATTTCTCCTCCTTGGGAATAAACCTTGACAGAAACATATGGCAGATTGTCTTCGTAACCCACAGAGGATAGAAGCTTATCCACATGCTTGAACAGTTTAGTTTCTTGCACTTGTTTCAGTAACTCTTGCTACAGCAAAACGAACCGTAGAACATAGATGAATGAACTGACAGAATTTTTACACGGAAAACTAAAACTCAGAAGCGAAATAACAAGATGATACCTTCAAGTCGAGCCTTGATTTCTCCTCTGAGCTGAGATTTTGATTAAAATCCTCTACTCTTCGAACCTCAACCATCCATCTGATAAATTGGTTGAAATCTGCCGGAAGTGACTTGAATACAACATATAAGATTCTTTCTATAGTATCAACGTGTTGTGAGCTTACAAGACGAGTAACATCTTCCTTCAAATACTTTGCAATGCTGATCCAGCTCTCATCCTTACAACTCTGAAATTGATAAACAAGAAATTATCACTAGTcgaatttgaaagaaaagttaTTATAATAGCAGCAGCAACTACAAATAGATACATGACTTTGGTTGGACTTACTAGAGTATAGAGCAATCCTGGTTCTCTGTGGGGTCTTGATATAAGCATGAACCTGAAAGCAGAATAACAGAAAAAGGGAATTTGGTAAGATGGAAACGATGACATTCTTTAATCATAAATGATAAGCCTAAGAAAAAAGATAAGGTACCCTCTACGTCTCCCAGTTGACTGATCAATACTGTCCATGGCATCCCAAAGAAGTTTAAGAGGAACCCAATGAGGAGGATACTTGAAACGCGCGACATCAAGAATCAAAGCCATATCTCTTTCAGCGTTATAACCACCAATCGGTGAAAAATGGCCTGTTCCAGTCTGCAATAAGATACATTAGAATCCTTCATAGCAAGACACTACAGAGGTTCAGCAATCTCAAACTTTGTAATAACATTTAGATAGATACACAGGACAACCGTAAGATGATTAAAGGTAATGAAATTCACTTAATTGCCATATTAACATAGTCAAGAGTTTAGGCCAAAGAAACGATACCTGCTTAAGTAGTTCTCTATGATATGTTGAGATCATATGACAATTATCAGAAGTGGAACACTTGACAACTAACTTGCGGAAATCATCAATGGTGCTCTGATTAGTGCGGAAAGCTTCAACTTTAGCACCAGAAGAATGAGCCAAGCAAACAACTTTGCCAAATGAAATGCCTTTATCCTTGACTATTTCCAGCGGCTCGCAACATTCCAGCATAGATTCATCAAACCACCTCCAAGGACCTATAGggaaaaaccaaaatattcaaaaaaccACGACCAAATGTGATGTTCTTCTACACCATATAGTAGTCCCAAAATAATGGAGTTGATAAGGTGTGTACCTTTCCATTTTCTCCCAGGATCAATAGAGAGAGCATTCAAAACCATAGAAAGACTAGCTAAGCCACAAAAGGCAGGCTCAGACTGAGTCTGAAAATAAG encodes the following:
- the LOC104754519 gene encoding glutathione gamma-glutamylcysteinyltransferase 2-like — encoded protein: MSMVSLYRRSLTSPPVIDFASLEGKQIFNEALQKGTMEGFFRLISYFQTQSEPAFCGLASLSMVLNALSIDPGRKWKGPWRWFDESMLECCEPLEIVKDKGISFGKVVCLAHSSGAKVEAFRTNQSTIDDFRKLVVKCSTSDNCHMISTYHRELLKQTGTGHFSPIGGYNAERDMALILDVARFKYPPHWVPLKLLWDAMDSIDQSTGRRRGFMLISRPHREPGLLYTLSCKDESWISIAKYLKEDVTRLVSSQHVDTIERILYVVFKSLPADFNQFIRWMVEVRRVEDFNQNLSSEEKSRLDLKQELLKQVQETKLFKHVDKLLSSVGYEDNLPYVSVKVYSQGGEILSGNESDESCCEETCVKCIKGLGEEKMTACPSGNDVFTALLLALPSQTWSGIKDQSLLQEMKQLISMVNLPTLLQQEVLHLRRQLELLQRCQENKEEEELSAPA